In the Flavobacterium pallidum genome, one interval contains:
- a CDS encoding sialidase family protein, with product MKKFLIITLSASFLICCKKDPAENPKADNAIERIFASADVDTITADSMSIRAILIDKDKLWYAANDGKYGFYDLSRGKMFNGHIALDSLKPEFRSISKTAENIFILNVGSPALLYKISKDGRQAKIVYRENDPKAFYDSMQFFNDKGGIAMGDPTGNCLSVITTTDGGDSWKKILCDKLPAITEGEAAFAASNTNLIVKGSNIWMVSGGKKSRLFHSPDKGKTWNVYNTPIVQGKVMTGIFTADFYDDNNGFIAGGDYEIPGQNHGNKAITSDGGKNWKLVAENKGFGYASCVQYVPGSHAKQLVCVGPSGLQYSSDSGNNWKQLLKDKDLYTIRFQNDSVAFAAGRNKIVRVRFK from the coding sequence ATGAAAAAATTCCTGATTATCACCTTAAGTGCTTCATTTTTAATTTGCTGTAAAAAAGACCCTGCCGAAAATCCGAAAGCCGATAATGCCATTGAAAGGATTTTCGCTTCCGCAGATGTTGACACGATTACTGCTGACAGCATGTCGATAAGGGCAATTCTTATTGATAAGGACAAACTATGGTATGCCGCCAATGATGGCAAATACGGATTTTACGACCTCTCCAGAGGGAAAATGTTCAACGGCCATATCGCCCTTGATTCTTTAAAACCGGAATTCCGAAGCATCTCCAAAACCGCTGAAAACATATTTATCCTCAATGTAGGAAGTCCTGCATTGTTATATAAAATCTCAAAAGACGGCAGGCAGGCAAAAATAGTGTATCGCGAAAATGACCCCAAAGCGTTTTATGACAGCATGCAGTTTTTTAACGATAAGGGAGGCATCGCGATGGGGGACCCGACTGGAAACTGTCTTTCCGTAATTACAACAACTGACGGCGGCGACAGCTGGAAGAAAATTCTGTGTGATAAATTACCTGCAATCACAGAAGGCGAAGCAGCATTTGCAGCAAGCAATACCAACCTGATTGTAAAAGGCAGTAACATCTGGATGGTTTCCGGCGGAAAAAAATCACGTTTGTTCCATTCGCCTGATAAAGGGAAAACCTGGAACGTCTACAACACGCCAATTGTACAGGGTAAAGTCATGACGGGCATCTTCACCGCCGATTTTTATGATGACAACAACGGATTCATTGCCGGTGGTGATTACGAAATCCCAGGCCAAAACCACGGTAATAAAGCCATTACCTCTGATGGTGGGAAAAACTGGAAACTGGTTGCCGAAAACAAAGGTTTTGGTTACGCATCCTGTGTACAATATGTACCGGGCAGCCATGCAAAACAACTCGTTTGCGTGGGCCCATCCGGATTGCAGTATTCTTCAGATTCAGGAAATAACTGGAAACAATTATTGAAAGACAAGGATTTATACACCATCCGGTTCCAGAATGATTCTGTAGCTTTTGCCGCTGGCAGGAATAAAATCGTCAGGGTGAGATTTAAATGA